The Lonchura striata isolate bLonStr1 chromosome 5, bLonStr1.mat, whole genome shotgun sequence genome window below encodes:
- the HDHD5 gene encoding LOW QUALITY PROTEIN: haloacid dehalogenase-like hydrolase domain-containing 5 (The sequence of the model RefSeq protein was modified relative to this genomic sequence to represent the inferred CDS: deleted 2 bases in 1 codon), with protein MGDVVRCAGADGRCSPVCRGRSELQSSGAVPGADGAARLAAGRPGAAAAAAGPRALQPGACAEGRGAGAGRAGRLPADRALRSPCSPAFGFLFDVDGVLVRGSQPVPAARRAFQRLADGGGRLRVPVVFLTNAGNCLRSAKARELSQALGLQVSPEQVVLSHSPLQLFSQFHQRCMLVAGQGPLEENAHDLGFKHVVTIEALRKAYPLLDMVDLSRRPKELPPPTTGFPTIEGVILFGEPVRWETSLQLIADVLLSNGNPGAELQDLPYPHLPILACNMDLLWMAEAKMPRFGHGTFLLCLESIYKKVTGRELKYEALIGKPSPVTYRYARYLIQQQAEKQGWKAPIRRLYAVGDNPMSDVYGANLYNNYLKSAQQSQVQAGLKRSPQAASPQVEVSLELRNDCNNSVESCESILVCTGVYRHNGDIPKKTVETVFHGHRDFSFDPSLLEASYIVQDVDDAVQLAFKKENWS; from the exons ATGGGAGATGTAGTCCGGTGTGCCGGGGCCGATGGGAGATGTAGTCCGGTGTGCCGGGGCCGATCGGAGCTGCAG TCCAGCGGCGCTGTGCCCGGGGCGGATGGCGCTGCGCGGCTCGCTGCGGGCCGGCCGGGCGCTGCTGCGGCGGCCGCCGGCCCGCGGGCTCTGCAGCCGGGTGCGTGCGCGGAGGgacgcggggcgggcgcggggcgggcggggaggctCCCGGCTGATCGCGCCCTCCGCTCGCCTTGCAGC CCGGCCTTCGGGTTCCTGTTCGATGTGGACGGCGTGCTGGTGCGGGGCAGCCAGCCCgtgcccgccgcccgccgcgcctTCCAGAGGCTGGCGGACGGCGGCGGGCGGCTGCGGGTGCCCGTCGTGTTCCTGACCAACGCCGGGAACTGCCTGCGCTCGGCCAAGGCCCGAGAGCTGTCCCAggcgctggggctgcag GTGTCTCCGGAGCAGGTGGTCCTGTCCCACAGCCCCCTGCAGCTCTTCAGCCAGTTCCACCAGAGGTGCATGCTGGTGGccgggcaggggcccctggaggAGAACGCCCACGA CCTGGGGTTCAAGCATGTGGTCACCATAGAGGCCCTGAGGAAGGCATATCCCCTATTAGACATGGTGGACCTGAGCCGGAGGCCGAAAGAACTG CCTCCTCCCACCACTGGCTTCCCCACTATAGAAG GGGTGATTCTGTTTGGTGAGCCAGTGAGGTGGGAGACAAGCCTGCAACTCATTGCTGATGTACTCCTGAGCAATGGGAACCCTGGGGCAGAGCTTCAGGATTTACCATACCCTCATTTGCCTATCCTTGCCTGCAACATGGACCTCCTGTGGATGGCTGAAGCCAAGATGCCCAG GTTTGGCCACGGCACTTTCCTTCTCTGCTTGGAGAGCATTTACAAGAAGGTGACAGGCAGGGAGCTGAAGTATGAGGCCTTGAttggcaaacccagcccagtcaCCTATCGCTATGCCCGATACTTGATCCAACAGCAGGCAGAGAAGCAGGGCTGGAAGGCTCCCATCCGACGCCTCTATGCAGTTGG GGATAACCCTATGTCTGACGTCTATGGGGCAAACCTCTACAACAACTACCTCAAGTCAGCTCAGCAGAGCCAGGtccaggctgggctgaagaGGAGCCCACAGGCAGCCAGTCCCCAGGTTGAGGTTTCCCTGGAGCTGAGGAATGACTGCAACAACTCGGTGGAGAGCTGCGAGTCGATTCTGGTCTGCACTGGGGTCTACCGCCACAACGGCGACATTCCCAAGAAAACAGTGGAGACAGTGTTCCATGGACATCGGGACTTCTCCTTCGACCCCAGCCTGCTAGAGGCATCTTACATAGTGCAGGATGTGGATGATGCTGTGcaacttgcttttaaaaaagaaaactggagCTAG